The Macaca nemestrina isolate mMacNem1 chromosome 8, mMacNem.hap1, whole genome shotgun sequence genome contains the following window.
TGGCTGTGCAGTCACTGCGCCAACAGCTTCCCTTGACCAACAGACCACAATTTACCCGCTTCGCTGCCGACAGGCATTGGGTTCTTTCCGGCTTTCCTGACAGTGCACGCCGTGAATGTTGTCGTCTCTGGCTGCGCGCACACACGTTTCTCACGGGGAAGTAAACAGTGGCTCCTGGGGCAGCAGGAACGCACATCTTCGCCTTTGCCAGAAAaagccaggctgctctccagaCTGTGCTGCCGCCCAGTGCCACAGCAGCAGACGAGGACTCCCGCCCGTCCCGTGCAAGGATCAGAATCAGACCTGGCCGTCTTTACCACGCTGTGGGGCACAAAATTGCATCTCTTTGTTGTTTTAACTTGTGTGCCCTGATTTTTAATGAGATTGAGCATGTTTTCAGATATTTATGAGCCAtggatgtttttttcttctgtgacttttgcccacttttcttttttctagagatggagtctcactgcattattcaggctggtcttaagctcctgtTTTAGGCCATTTTTCTACTTAgatatttgtctttaaaaatccTGGTTCCTATGACTGCTACACATATTCTGAACGTTTGTCATTTGTTGCTACAGTGGTCAGGGTAAGTAACGGTGGCTGGGATAATGAAGAACCTCCGAATCTCGGCGTCTCACTCGGGAGGCCTCCCCTTCTTGCTCACATCACAACAGGGTCTTGAGGCTCCCCCGAGGGCGACTCCGGGACATGGCTCCTTCCCTTGGTGTGTGGCTCTGCCATCTCTGAGTCCTTCTCTTTCAGTCACAGGAAGGGAGGACAGTGGATGGTCACAGGGAAGATTTCAGGAGGCCAGGCCTGGAAGAGGCGCCCATCGCTCCTGCTCACATCTGCAGaacagaatgcagtggtgcaatcacagttcactgaggcgtcaacctcccaggctcaactgatcctcctgcctcagcctcccgagcatatgggaccacaggcacatgccaccacacttaatttttaatttttattagaaatgaaatctcactatgtcgcccaggctgtctcaaactcctgagctcaatcgatcctcccaccttggcctcccagtgtgctgggatgacaggtatgagccaccgcgcctggcctgcgaGTGCTTAGTACCTTTTttcatgtatatgtgtatgagtGACACTGAACTGTAATTTTGATATCCAGATTATACTCGCTTCAGAAAATAACACAGGGTGTGTTTCCTGTCTGTCTCCGAGTCTGGGTAAAACTGGAGCTGTTTCTTGAAGTCACGTGCAAAGCACCTGGACTTGGCGTTCTTTGGCAAGACTGAGAATCATCCACACAATCTCTGTCACGGCCACGGACTCTGTGTGCGTGTCTCCTCGAGCTGGGCTGCCGCGTGACTTTCCTCCTGACGGTCGCGCCGTTTCGGTGGAGTTTTTTGTCAGCACGGACTTTTCTCACTTTTTCAGCGTCAGATGTGGCTGCACTGCCTTCCCTTCTCATTCCGAATGGTTGATTTGCTCCTTTTTTCTCAGTCATTTTGCCAGAGAATGTCAATTTTAATAGTCCTTTCAAAGAACTAACTCTTAGCTCTTTTGTCCTCTCAGTGGTGTCTCTTTCTATTAGTTGTATTAATAAGtggctttatttacttatttatttttttgagacagagtttcgctcttgttgcccaagctggagtgcaatggcgccctcttggctcactgcgacctccgcctcccgggttcaagcaattctcctgcctcagcctcccaagtagctatgaatacaggcgcgccaccacacctggctaattttttttgtattttcagtagaaacggggtttcaccatgttagccatggcttgtcttgaactcctgtcctcagatgatccgcctgccttggcctcccaaagtgctgggattacaggcatgagccactgcacacggcctGGGCCTTTGTTTTTCTAACTGTCACACTGGGTGCTTCCCTCCTGACTTCCAGCTCCTCTCCTAACAGCAACAGAGGCACACAGGGTTGGACACTGCCCTTGGATTCTGCTGCCCCCAGGTGCTCTGTTAAGTTGTATTGATCATTGAGTTTTAAGCGTCTTTTAACTTTCGTTATGTTTTTCTTTGACCTGGGTCATGTAggttttctcttcctggaatATGAGCTTCATTTACACAAGACACCAAAGCAGAGGTCAGCCTAGAGAGCCTGTGGCTTCAGTTCTTGGTCTTGTGGTGACGTCATGAGTTCATCTGTCTGTGCCAAATGATGGGGGCAAAAAAGATGGCAGAttggttttggtttggttgtGCGATTTTTCTCATaacaataaacattaaaaaaaatttccaagtgGATTTAAAAGAGTatcttttatttctgagacagggtcttgctctgtcacccaagcaggtcttgaactcctggcctcaagtgatcctcctgcctcggcctcccaaagcactgggattacaggtgtgagtcaccgtatCGGGCCcaaaaaatgtatcttttcttGTTGTTTACCATGCTGATTTTGTTGAAGCCAGCTCTCTCATCTTTTCCTTGGAGAGGTATCCAAGGCCATCAGCTTGCACGGCCCCCATTACGTGTGTGAACCAATATCTGATCTCGCTAAGAAAACCAGCACGCGGGGCAAGCCCTGATCCCACTAACACCAGCACGCAGGGCGAGCCCCGATCCCACTAACACCAGCAGGCGGGGCGAGCTCCGATCCCACTAACACCAGCAGGCGGGGCGAGCTCTGATCCCACTAACACCAGCACGCGGGGCGAGCTCTGATCCCACTAACACCAGATGTGGGGCGAGTCCTCATCTCACTAACACCAGCACGTGGGGCGAGCCCTCATCTCACTAACACCAGCACGCGGGGCGAGCTCTGATCTCACTAACACCAAACGCGGGGCGAGCCCTGATCTCACTGATCTCACTAAGAATAGCAGCACGCGGGGCGAGCCCTCATCTCACTAACACCAGACGTGGAGCTAGCTCTGATCCTACTAACATCAGCATGCAGGGCAAGCCGTGATCCCACTAACACTAGCACGTGGGGCGAGCTCTGATCCCACTAACACCAAACATGGGGCGAGCTGACATGGCCACACAGTAGGATCCAGCACTGTGCTTACGACGTCACGTATTAAGGCTCTGGTTCTTGGCAACCCTGTGGGGTAAGCACTGTCAGTATTGCCATTTCACacctgggaaaactgaggcagaggtcCCAGAGTTCCAGAGTGAGAGGTCAAGTCCACAGCCCCTGACTTGAGAGCTATGCTCTTGACCACCTACCTCCATGCTAGAAATCAAAGATGTTGGATTAAAGTGTGAGTTTAGGATCAGGAACCCACCTGCCCGCTCCTATAGAGGCCGAGGTGGTCCTGCCATCTGTGCACTGCTGCAGGTGTCTCTGTGGGCATGACCCGGGGCCGGCATTTGGTGAGACGTCATTCCACATCTGGGGGTCCGTCTTATCGGCcctaaatatggaaaagatatttattgtggcattattcataataacctaGTTTGGAAACAGCCCACATACCCATGTTGGGAAGTGCATAAGTCACCTGTGCCTTTTTGATTCAACTGGTCATTGTGCAGGCATTAAAAGTAACGCTTCctttctggccaacatggtgaaaccccgtcccgactaaaaatacaaaaattcgccgggcgtggtggcgcatgcctgtagttccagctactcaagacgctgaagcaggggaatcgcttgaccacgggaggtggaggcggcagtgagctgagatcacgccactgcactccagcctgacgacagaatgagactctgtctcaaaaaaaaaaaaaaaggtaatgccTCCCACTGTCAGTAACAGGGAAAAGCAATGATCATATTATCGTAAGTAAAATCAAACCTAATGCAGACACCACCAGAGCATGCGTGCCAGTCTCCTGGGCCGTCCTAGACAGCTGTGTCCACACTCACCACCCTCCCTGGCACATCCTGACAGACAGCAGAGGATGCCTGCCTTGAGCAGCTCCCTGCCCCGCCCCCTGGTTTCTTTCTTGTGTCCGAGTTCCTGGCTTCTGACGCCATCTCTTCCCTGCCAATAGCTAATTCTGAAGAATGCTAAGACACAGAGAAACTGCCAGGATTGGGAgttgtgttagttcattttgtgttactataaaagaatacccaaggctgggtaagtTTTTATAAAGGGGTTGACTTGGCTCGCGGTTCTGCGGGCTGTGGAGCTATCtgcttggtttctggtgaggctgcagggagggaTCAAGAGAGACAGGAGAAGGCGCCAGGCTCTTTAATCCAGGAGTCCCCAACCTCAAGAtgggtccatggcctgttagaaacggaccacacagcaggaggtgggcGGCAGGCGAGCGAGCGTTACCgtctgagctccgcctcctgtgagATCAGCGGTGGCATGAGATTCTCACTGGACTGCGAACCCCACTGTGAACTGcgtgcgagggatctaggttgcgtgctcctcATGAGAATcaaatgcctgatgatctgaggtgggacagtttcatcctgaaaccatccacACCACTccctgtccatggaaaaactggTCCCAGGTGCCAGGAAGGTTGCGGACCACTGCTTTAAACAACTGGCTCTCCCGTGAACCTACGaagtgagaactcattcattactgtgaggagggcaccaagccattcccgagggatctgcccccatgaccccaGTACCTCCCGCCAGGCCTCCTTCCagcactggggatcacatttccaCATAAGATCTGGAGGGGACAGACGTCCAAACTACACCAGGAGCTCTAATGCACCCTTCACCTAGGACAGGATTAGCAGGCAATGGCCCACAGGCACATCCAGCCCACCTCCTATGTTggtaaataaagtgttttttttttttttgagacggagtctcgctctgtcgcccaggctggagtgcagtggtgtgatctcggctcactgccagctccgcctcccgggttcacaccattctcctgcctcagcctcccaagtagctgggactacaggcgcccgccacagtaCCTgactaattgtttgtatttttagtagagacggggtttcaccgtgttagccaggatggtctcgatcttctgacctcatgatccgcccgcctcagcctcccaaagtggtgcgattacaggcgtgagccaccgcgcccagcctgtaaataaagttttcttggcACAGCCGTGCTTGTTCATTCGTATGCCACTGACAGCTGCTGTTGCCCTACACAGCAGGGTGGGGACCTGCTCTTCATGGGAGAGCTAGTTGTTTcaagcagtggtccccaaccttctGTGGTCCCCTGTGGGTGCTAAGGCATAGGCCGTACGGCTGCAGTGCCAAGAATACTTCCTGACTGACCCTTCATcggaaaagtttgccaacctgTGTTCTAGATTCCCCATGACTGACATTGAGCCAGTCTCCTGTCACTCTCCAGTGACGTGCACACACCATTGGCATGAACTGCAGGCGTCACGCTCTGCGGCCGAGAGCCTCGGTGTGCGTCTGCAGTAGGAGGGCGTCAGTGAGGACTGCCCTGTCCCTGCGGCGCTGGTGCTGGCTGTGCCTACAGTTGACTGTGCCTGGAGTCTACACTCCAGGTCAGCCAAACGTCCCAGCAAGTCCTTCAAAGCAACTCTTCCGATCCAGGACCACACGTCACATGTGCTCTGATGCCTGCTTCTGAACAATTTCACCTCCTGAGATGTCCATTTCTGGGAGTGCAAGTCTTCCTCTCCTGGTGACAGCTTGGCTGAGGCCATCCAGCCTCAAGGACATACCGGGAACGGCTGCATAAGGAGATCCGGGGCAGGGGGCCCACCAAGATGTTCTGCCCTGTGGGGGTCAACACTGGCCGTGGTCTGCCGGCGGCATCCAGGGGCAGTCTATCtaggtgaggctgaggctgcccGCCCCTCGCTCCCTCACCCCCTTGCCCCCTTACCCCCTCACCCCCTTACCCCCTCACCCCCTTGCTGACAGCAGTGGGCTGACCACAGCCCCAGGGAGCCCCACGGGAAGACTGGCCTCCCCAGCACACGCCCAACAGTGTGAGACACAGTCATCAACGAGGCAGGTACACAGCACCACGGGACCTGCCACCTACCTACCCCCACCGGGACCATGGGCCACTGAGAAGCCACGAAGGCCATGCTTCCAGCAGTGACCGCGGTGGCAGGACCATCAGGAGGCCACAGGTGCCACGGCTCCTCTCTGGTGAGTCACCTGCTCACCTGTGCCCAGGGAGACCCCTCCAGTGCGGTCCTGAGAGCAGACCCCCCCCAGGCAACACGTCTGATGAGGCCAACACAGCCTCAACCCAAACAAGGCAGGGCCCGCAGGCGAGCATAGCCACACCAGCAATGCCAtgggggcgtggtggtggtggggccTTCTGGGTAGACCAGCCTGGGTCCACAGCCAGCTCACGCACTGAGTGTCACCCGACCTCAGAGAGCCCTGCAGCCATCTGGGAGATGCTGCCCTGCAGGTCAGGACCCAGTGCGAGCAGGTGACGGGCTGGGCTCTCAGACCTACTATATAGAACGTTAACCAGGCCAGAGGCAAAGCTAGTGTGGGTGACCGTGTGGTTAGTTCTAGgctatttctatttctgtggggaAGTGAGGAGATGCATCTGTCAGTGCAGCCCATGGGCAGTGGGCATGAGAGAGGCCGGGAGCCGGGCAACCTCCTCACGATACTACAAGTGGCGGCACTCAGGACTCCCTGCCATGGAACAGGCTCCTCTGGCCAGGCCAGCAGCGGGAGCAGCTGGGAGAAGAGACCCACTTTGATGTGGAATGTGCTTCCAACACGTCTGAGTGCAGGGATCGAAGCATCCTTCTAGTGGGAGGGGAGGCCTGCCAAGAGGCTCTCTTTCCAAGTGACCCCACGGTGGCCAAGCTGGTATGGGGCCTACACAGACAGGCAGAAATATTACAGCCCTCAGAAAGACTGCGGCAGGAAAAACGTGTTAACCCAGTAAACGTTTCCACCCAGACATGACTGCTCTCCATTATCCAGGCAGTGTCCCCCACTCCGTTTCTGAGACTGTTCAACGGACAAGGCCAAGGCCGTCTCCAGCTCGAATCGGGACCCTCCTTCCAGGACAGAATCCCCAAAGACTAGGGCCATGATTAGTGTTTCATGTCTAAACAGCTGACAACACAGGCGCCAACATTTCCCAATAAAAAACCATATTACCTCCTGGTTGACAAAGTCATTTTCTACCCTCTTATAAACCAGTCCCTAGAGAGCACAGGGTCCTGTCCACAGTGCTCCTGGATGGACACAaaggtggcacaggcctgtggaCCTGCCATGGGGTGGGACAGGACTGGTACGGGCATGAAGAAATGGAACTAACCTGAATACTGGGCTGCTCCGTGGGGCTGGGGCCCACCGCTAACGTCGGAAGGCCAAGGGGCAGATGCAGGCTGGACTGAAGCTGCTGAGGGCACCCCAGGGGCCCCACCACGTGGCTGGGGCAGGAAGCTCAGCAGGTGGTGGTGTCCAAGGTCCTGAGGAACCTTTGTCCCGAGTCCATCCAGGTAAGTCAGGCCGCCTCTCTGGGAGCAAGGCTGGGCCAAGAGGGCGCGGGGTGTGGCCCAGTTCCAGGGACGGGGTCTGAGCTCAGGGACTGGCGCTCCAGCAGGAGGAGAGAAGCCAGAGAACCAAGCACAGTTCGGGCACAGAGGCCGGGAAGGGATGAGTGGTCCTGGGGCTCGCTGCAGAGCTCGGGGACCCAGAGAGCAGAGTGTCCAGACTGGGGCGTTCAGCGGCAGATGAAAGGCTTAAGCAGAGAGGACATCACAGGCAGGTGGCAGCGGGAAGTGCTCGGCCGCCCGCCACACCAGGAGCCTCTCCTGCTGGGTGCTCTGAGGTGACCCAAACCCGTCCCACGGATGGCAGTGAACACACCCTGCTCTCTGGTGCTGAGCCCCGTGAGCCATCGAAGAACCTGGAAAATGGTCTGTGGCTGCAAGGAGCCTCTCGTGGCTTCTACATTACTGCAGTGTCTTGATCCAAAGAGATTCTCTGCAGTGGAAAGGTCGCTCACTCGTTTGCACGTTCCCACATCTGACCAGGCTGATTTTCCGGGGGTCCCCAGGGCACGGAACACAGTGCACATGGCCCTGTGCCCCCACCAGATGCTGAACACGAGGGAGCCACGGAGCAAGCGGCCGGTGAGGCTCGCACTGTAGGGCCTGAGTCCACAGACGGCCCCAGCTCAGGGCTTCTTCCGAGGGTGGCGTTTCCGATGGCGGATGAGACAGGAGCTGTAGGCAAAGGCTTTCCCACAGTCCGTGCATTCGTAGGGCTTCTCCCCGGTGTGCGTCTTCTGATGTTTCAGGAGATTGGAGCCGCAGTTAAAGGCTTTCCCGCACTCCCCGCATTTGAAGggcttctctcctgtgtgagTCCTCTGGTGTTTGGTGACGTCGGAGCTGTGCCGGAAGGCTTTCCCGCACTGCACACACTGGAAGGGCTTCTCTCCCGTGTGGACCCTCTGATGGCGAATGTGGTCTGTCTTGTGCTTAAACATCCGCCCACACTCACTGCACTCATAGGGTTTCTTCCtctgaaaaggaatgaacacgGGAACCCCCTCAAAGTCATCTTTAAATGAAGCGTCGAAGGCATCAAAGATGTGCTCTTCGTCTTCAGGACTCAGGCGGGGCTCTGTGCGGGGTTTCCTGGGCACAGTGGGCCTCTCGGGTGGCTTTCTGTCCCCGGACGCCTTCTCCTCTCTGAGTATGCCCTTCTGCACATCTGCTTCCTCCCTCGGGGTCGGCGTCTTCCTTTTTCTGCCTGCAGGCTTCTCCATCGTTCTGTTCCTTGGAAGCGTGAGGGCTAAGGGGCTGCTGACTTCTCTGTGGGCCCCACTTCCTCAAGAACGGCTTGCTTCCCACACATCTCTCCACACTCCCAGCGCGGGACTGATGCTCTGCACCAGGAGGCCAAGGGccaccatcctcttggtgctggGGAGAAGAACATGAACCTCAGATTAAAGGTTCGCATTTCAGGGGCTGTGGGGTTTGGGTGCGGCCCCTCCCTATGTGTTCTTCCACAAGTGTCTCAAACGGAATTGCTGATCTCCCCGGAGCTCCACCTGACTCACTCTCCCAGCCTTTCCTTGTCTTGGTGAAGGGATCAATTGCTCACCAAAGAATCCTTGCTCCTCTGCCAGGGTTTGGGGTCTGCACACCACATCCGCAGGATCTGATGTGCCCATCAACTGCCCTGTGgcttccctcctccacccccgAATCCCCCTGGTTCCTGCCCTAATCTCTGTCTCCACCACACTGGGCTTGGGACCAGTCACTGTGCTTTGGAGCTACAGGCTGCAGGGCCCACACGTGCCCAGTGGAGGATGCTTCCAACCCCCAGGGCTGGGTTCTGAGCTCATGAAACCAGGGCTGCCCCCCTGCCATGGACCACAGCAGCCAGCAGACTCCCTCATGTCAcatccttcccacctcagcttcctgagtagctgggactacaggtgtgcgccaccatgcccagtcatatTCTAAGAAATAATATTCCATACCCTTTGTATTAGTTCTTGGGCCAGGGTTGCGCCTAGGTAGAAAGTGGAGCTGAGATGCATGTTGTAAGTGACATATCTCAACACATAAATACCTCGAATTCTCTTTGTTAAGTAAAGAGGAGGTTCGTGGTCTTCCCTCCGTTCCCCCACAAGTGCAGGTAACACATAAACTGACTACAGATTTCCTATCTCAACAAGGACAGGATCTGGTCTTTTCTACAGGAAAATGTTTATATGACTCAGTTTCAGGCCAACATCACTTTCTAGGGCTCTATCTAGAGGTGGCGTGTGGGACGAGGCAGATTAGGTGGGCGCCAGAACTGAAGATGAAGGCCACGTGTGCCGAGGGAGGATGCAGGCATAAAGCAGCATCTCTGCTGGGGTGGGCAGGGGGAGCCCTGGTGCCCAGGACAGAGGATCACAGCCTAAGCTGGctggagtttgaggccaggatCCAGCTCTGGTAGGAAACAAAGGTGAGAACCAAGAACGAACACTAAAAATCAGTCGACCAGCTGTTTGCCTCATGGGCAGGGCAGAGCTGGAGAAGGAGCAGCTCTCCAGGGCACAGTTAGAAACCTATCTGGCTCTCTGCACACTCCACTCCATGGCGGGGGTGGGTGTTTGTGAACCTGCTGAGCCTGACACCTGCTGCCCGGGGCCTGTGTGGGGATCCTCCGTGCTGTATAGCACTGTTCCCTCTACCAGACACTTGTTGCTGCACGTGTGGCTGGTCACTGACATGTTAGGCAGCAGAGGCTCCTGAAGGTGAGGATCATGTCTTTTTTATCTTCAGATCCTGGTCACATACTGTGCTCAAGGAACATTCTCCATAATGGTCCTGTCGACTCAACTCAGGCTGGCAGGTGCTAACCGGCAGAGACTGGAATGACTCACTTCTCTACATGCTGCCCACcctgagaaataaaatacttgttAAGAACAGAGTGGACTGGCCGGGctcagcggctcacgcctgtaattccagcactttgggaggccgaggcgggcggatcacaggtcaggagatagagaccatcctggccaacatggtgaaaccccgtccctactaaaatacaaaaaatgagctgggcgtggtagcgcgtgcctgtagtcccagctagtggggAAGCTGAGGgaagtgaattgcttgaacccaggagacagaagttgcagtgagcaaagatagCGCCAGTGCACTCccgcctggcgacagagcaagactccgtctcaaaacaaacaaaacccaacccccaccccacgcACACCCACAAAACAAAAACGGAGTGGACCGCAGCGATTGTCTTGG
Protein-coding sequences here:
- the LOC112427822 gene encoding zinc finger protein 41 homolog → MEKPAGRKRKTPTPREEADVQKGILREEKASGDRKPPERPTVPRKPRTEPRLSPEDEEHIFDAFDASFKDDFEGVPVFIPFQRKKPYECSECGRMFKHKTDHIRHQRVHTGEKPFQCVQCGKAFRHSSDVTKHQRTHTGEKPFKCGECGKAFNCGSNLLKHQKTHTGEKPYECTDCGKAFAYSSCLIRHRKRHPRKKP